A region from the Bacillus sp. Marseille-P3661 genome encodes:
- a CDS encoding CCA tRNA nucleotidyltransferase: MEESFKKALPIIETLNAAGYEAFFVGGSVRDVLLNRPIRDIDIATSALPQHVQALFSKTIPVGIEHGTVVVLWDNDQYEVTTYRIDGKYEDYRRPSEVEFVGSLEKDLGRRDFTINAIAMDKLGKIVDPYNGERDIQNRYIQTVGNPNERFSEDPLRMMRAVRFISQLDFDLCKETEQSILKNAELLKNISVERVLAEFEKLLEGVGVHQALAYIVKLNLYLFLPMFAQKKKELLYFIKYLPTNLKLDEKWSLLILTLNIVDIEQFFKEWKCSKQRIKITKAHIQAYQDFKQKGLLPYTIYFHGQDIIQSAIKLDAVLTGCDHTELLLKSENIYRALPIQSRKQLAVTGRDLLKWFSKQGGPWLSKLIDTIEKAVVNKEVKNSKAEIKEWLDSCNLL, translated from the coding sequence ATGGAGGAGTCTTTTAAGAAGGCACTACCAATCATAGAGACTTTAAACGCAGCGGGTTATGAGGCTTTTTTTGTAGGTGGGTCTGTGCGGGATGTTCTTCTAAACCGACCGATTAGAGATATTGATATTGCAACATCAGCGTTGCCACAACATGTACAAGCACTGTTCAGTAAAACAATACCCGTTGGAATTGAACATGGGACAGTGGTTGTACTATGGGATAATGATCAATATGAGGTTACTACCTATCGCATTGATGGAAAATATGAGGATTATCGACGTCCTAGTGAAGTGGAATTTGTGGGCTCCCTTGAAAAAGATTTAGGTCGCCGTGACTTCACAATAAATGCTATTGCGATGGACAAACTGGGTAAAATCGTCGATCCATATAATGGGGAAAGGGATATCCAAAATAGATATATCCAAACTGTTGGGAATCCGAATGAGCGCTTTTCTGAGGATCCTTTAAGGATGATGAGAGCCGTAAGATTTATAAGTCAATTAGATTTTGATTTATGTAAGGAAACGGAACAATCTATCCTTAAGAATGCGGAGTTATTAAAAAACATATCCGTTGAAAGAGTGTTAGCAGAATTCGAAAAACTGCTCGAGGGTGTGGGTGTTCATCAAGCCTTAGCATATATTGTGAAGTTAAATCTATATTTATTTCTACCAATGTTTGCCCAGAAAAAAAAGGAATTACTGTACTTTATAAAATACTTACCTACTAACCTAAAACTTGACGAGAAATGGTCACTGCTTATTTTGACATTAAATATTGTAGATATCGAGCAGTTTTTCAAGGAGTGGAAATGCTCAAAGCAACGTATAAAAATAACAAAAGCACACATACAAGCGTATCAGGATTTTAAACAAAAAGGACTGTTACCATATACAATATATTTTCATGGACAGGATATTATCCAATCAGCAATTAAGCTAGATGCAGTTTTAACTGGATGTGATCATACTGAGCTCCTATTAAAATCGGAAAACATTTATCGAGCCTTACCTATCCAATCAAGAAAACAGCTTGCAGTAACTGGTAGAGATCTTTTGAAATGGTTCAGTAAACAAGGAGGGCCATGGCTGTCTAAATTAATTGACACCATCGAAAAAGCAGTGGTGAATAAAGAAGTAAAAAATAGTAAAGCTGAAATAAAGGAGTGGCTCGATTCATGCAATCTACTATAA
- the dinG gene encoding ATP-dependent DNA helicase DinG, whose translation MNNRFIVVDLETTGNKVGKDKIIQIGAILIENGEIIERLSSFVNPNQKLSPFIKQLTGINDQILEKAPPFSLVAPLLLEMMQGSYFVAHNVPFDITFLEEELLANGFKPRRSLKIDTVELSRILLPTSSSYKLNHLAREYKIEHDQPHRADSDAEVTAELLLLLLNKLQKLPVSTLHKLESSMGKLQSDFKPLLEDILEKKLGVIEEEENSIEVYRDIALKRNIPTTISGDSFESFLHLQPLDSLQFLKNTLPQFENRTGQIEMINSVEKAFHNHYHGLIEAGTGTGKTLGYLIPALFSAKKTRRPVVISTYTTQLQEQILSQEVHYLKKALPFTFRATIIKGRYHYLCLRKFEQYFGDETSDNYDTSLTKSQILVWLTETTEGDVDELNLSSGGSIFWKKVSSDANTCFNHKCPWYTRCFYQRKKQETEKSDIIISNHALLFSDIKNDFSVLPPHSEVIIDEAHHIEDSISEQFGTQLDYFNIVTILNRLGGSDGTELASKAKTIIDQIGLNEYDHLKECDELFSEVKITVDDLFRNIRAYLLTKNDIQKNEIGRMSYRYDTMKETGALWKDIKNNAFVAINKLEDLASAVAGLVDCLGKVKDQMTYNEKGIFSDFQSLILALNNIGDQLCNLLFESNTNKVTWIETEPKGALNATFLYSQPIDCSSILADKFFASKQSVILTSATLAIKNSFEYIQLTLGLDEFEVLTKIIPSPFSYKDQVKLMIPNDIPQIKDINQEEFIEEISRRIIQIAKVTKGRMLILFTSYDMLEKTYNYVKAENDKEMYALIAQGISSGSRAKLTKNFKQYDNAILFGTSSFWEGIDIPGEDLSCIVIARLPFSPPTHPIMAAKSDWLKQEGKNSFMQLYLPQAIIRFKQGFGRLVRSQNDRGVVVVLDQRILAKSYGKKFITALPPVETMVESTDSLINEISDWL comes from the coding sequence ATGAATAATCGATTTATTGTAGTTGATCTTGAAACAACTGGAAATAAGGTTGGAAAGGATAAGATTATCCAGATAGGCGCTATCCTCATCGAAAACGGTGAGATTATCGAGCGTCTCTCTAGCTTTGTTAATCCTAATCAAAAGTTGTCTCCATTTATTAAACAATTAACAGGTATTAACGATCAAATTCTAGAAAAAGCACCGCCATTCTCACTTGTTGCACCATTGCTATTAGAAATGATGCAAGGCTCCTATTTTGTCGCTCATAATGTTCCGTTTGATATTACATTTTTAGAAGAAGAGTTACTGGCAAATGGATTCAAACCAAGACGATCCTTAAAGATAGATACAGTTGAGCTTTCTCGTATTCTTTTGCCAACTTCAAGTAGTTATAAATTAAATCATTTAGCTAGGGAATATAAGATTGAACATGATCAGCCTCATCGTGCGGATAGTGATGCTGAAGTAACAGCAGAGTTATTATTACTTTTATTAAATAAACTACAAAAATTACCTGTTAGTACATTGCATAAATTAGAATCCTCGATGGGTAAGCTTCAGAGTGATTTTAAACCCTTACTAGAAGATATTCTTGAAAAGAAACTAGGAGTAATTGAAGAAGAGGAAAACTCTATTGAGGTATATCGAGATATAGCGTTGAAAAGAAATATCCCGACAACTATAAGCGGGGATTCATTTGAGTCATTCTTACATCTGCAACCTCTTGATTCTTTACAGTTTTTAAAGAATACTTTACCTCAATTTGAAAATCGCACAGGACAAATTGAAATGATAAATTCGGTAGAAAAAGCCTTTCATAATCACTACCATGGTTTAATTGAGGCAGGTACGGGTACAGGAAAAACCTTAGGTTATTTAATACCTGCCTTGTTTTCTGCAAAAAAAACAAGGCGTCCGGTGGTTATTAGTACATATACAACGCAATTGCAGGAGCAGATACTGTCTCAGGAAGTACATTATTTGAAGAAAGCTTTACCATTTACATTTCGAGCAACAATCATAAAAGGGCGCTATCACTATCTATGCCTAAGAAAATTTGAACAGTATTTTGGAGACGAGACATCTGATAATTATGACACCTCCTTGACCAAGTCACAAATTTTAGTTTGGCTAACCGAAACAACAGAGGGCGATGTAGACGAATTAAATTTATCCTCTGGTGGAAGTATATTTTGGAAAAAGGTTAGCAGTGATGCTAATACGTGTTTTAATCATAAATGTCCATGGTATACAAGATGTTTTTATCAACGAAAAAAGCAAGAAACAGAGAAGTCTGATATTATCATTTCTAACCATGCACTCCTTTTTTCTGATATTAAGAATGATTTTTCTGTATTACCACCACACTCAGAAGTTATTATTGATGAGGCACATCATATCGAAGATTCAATTAGTGAACAGTTTGGAACCCAACTTGACTACTTTAATATCGTCACAATCCTAAATCGGCTGGGTGGATCGGATGGTACAGAACTAGCTAGCAAGGCTAAAACAATTATAGATCAAATTGGCCTTAACGAATATGACCACCTTAAAGAATGTGATGAATTATTTAGTGAAGTCAAAATTACAGTGGATGATCTATTTCGCAATATTCGTGCATATCTGTTAACAAAAAACGATATTCAAAAAAATGAAATTGGCAGAATGAGTTATCGATATGACACGATGAAAGAAACCGGAGCTTTGTGGAAGGATATTAAAAATAACGCGTTTGTGGCTATAAATAAACTTGAAGACTTGGCAAGCGCAGTAGCAGGATTAGTTGATTGTTTAGGAAAAGTTAAGGATCAGATGACATATAACGAAAAAGGGATTTTTTCGGATTTTCAATCACTCATTCTAGCACTCAACAATATCGGAGACCAATTATGTAACTTATTGTTTGAAAGTAATACAAACAAAGTGACATGGATTGAAACTGAGCCAAAAGGTGCGTTGAATGCAACTTTTTTATATAGCCAGCCTATAGATTGCAGTAGTATTCTTGCTGATAAATTTTTTGCAAGCAAGCAAAGTGTGATTTTAACTTCTGCTACTTTGGCTATTAAAAATTCATTTGAGTACATTCAATTAACTTTGGGCTTAGATGAATTTGAGGTTTTAACAAAGATTATACCATCACCATTTTCATATAAAGACCAAGTAAAACTTATGATTCCAAATGATATTCCACAAATAAAAGATATAAATCAAGAGGAATTTATCGAAGAAATATCTAGAAGGATAATCCAAATTGCAAAAGTTACCAAAGGAAGAATGCTGATTCTTTTTACATCCTATGACATGTTAGAAAAAACTTATAATTATGTCAAAGCAGAAAATGATAAGGAGATGTATGCACTAATTGCTCAAGGAATTTCAAGTGGTAGCCGTGCAAAATTAACAAAAAACTTTAAGCAATATGATAATGCGATTCTCTTTGGAACAAGTAGCTTTTGGGAAGGAATTGATATTCCTGGCGAAGATTTAAGCTGTATCGTGATCGCGAGGTTACCATTCTCACCTCCAACACATCCTATAATGGCTGCAAAATCTGATTGGCTAAAACAAGAAGGTAAAAACTCATTTATGCAGTTATACCTTCCTCAAGCAATTATTAGATTTAAACAAGGCTTTGGTCGTCTTGTTCGTTCCCAAAATGACCGTGGCGTGGTGGTTGTGCTTGACCAAAGGATACTGGCAAAAAGTTATGGGAAAAAATTTATTACAGCTTTACCGCCTGTTGAAACAATGGTCGAATCTACCGATAGTTTAATTAATGAAATATCGGATTGGTTATAA
- a CDS encoding cell wall elongation regulator TseB-like domain-containing protein yields the protein MKKWVLIVSVLLIVAIWQATTIYLNTTKYQENAEQKAIEFAKKNSNIDVITDVEYYHGSLAFHVVYGQTETNKDIIIWVPENKDGNILIKNASEGWTKEKVRQHVENQQTPKKIIDIRLGAEAMKDNRTEEIKITPIWEVTYIDQQNRYTYYFLKFIDGSFVKRYSLKQK from the coding sequence ATGAAAAAATGGGTATTGATTGTTTCAGTTCTTTTGATAGTGGCTATATGGCAGGCTACTACCATATATTTAAATACTACAAAATACCAAGAGAATGCTGAACAAAAAGCGATTGAATTTGCCAAAAAAAATTCAAATATTGATGTTATAACTGATGTGGAATATTATCATGGCAGCTTAGCATTTCATGTTGTGTATGGTCAAACAGAAACAAATAAAGATATAATAATTTGGGTTCCTGAAAATAAAGATGGAAATATATTAATAAAAAATGCATCAGAGGGATGGACTAAAGAAAAAGTACGGCAGCATGTTGAAAACCAACAAACTCCAAAAAAAATCATTGATATACGTCTAGGTGCAGAAGCAATGAAAGACAATCGTACTGAAGAAATTAAGATTACTCCTATTTGGGAAGTAACATATATTGATCAACAAAATAGATATACATATTATTTTTTAAAATTTATTGACGGGAGCTTTGTTAAACGTTACAGTTTGAAACAAAAGTAA
- the panB gene encoding 3-methyl-2-oxobutanoate hydroxymethyltransferase, with product MKTKNDFLQMKANNEPIVMVTAYDYPSACLVEQAGVDMILVGDSLGMVVLGYESTVPVTVDDMLHHTKAVCRGAKDTFIVTDMPFMSYHLSVEDTMKNAKRLIQDGGAHALKVEGAGEVINTIERLTSAGVPVVGHLGLTPQSVGVLGGYKVQGKDAKTAQKLMDDAKAAEKAGAIAIVLECVPKQIAELISKELTIPTIGIGAGVQTDGQVLVYHDIIQNGFGHVPKFVKQYTNINQEIKLAISQYTADVKSRQFPEDKHSFTMNEELLVSLYGGK from the coding sequence ATGAAAACTAAAAATGATTTTTTACAAATGAAAGCTAACAATGAACCGATTGTGATGGTCACGGCATATGATTACCCATCAGCATGTCTGGTTGAACAAGCAGGAGTGGACATGATACTTGTAGGCGACTCACTTGGTATGGTTGTTCTCGGTTATGAATCCACGGTCCCTGTAACAGTTGATGATATGCTACATCATACAAAGGCTGTTTGTCGTGGGGCTAAGGATACATTCATTGTAACTGACATGCCTTTTATGAGCTACCATTTATCAGTAGAAGATACAATGAAAAATGCTAAGAGACTAATTCAAGATGGTGGAGCCCATGCTTTGAAAGTTGAAGGAGCAGGTGAAGTTATCAATACGATTGAGCGTTTAACCAGTGCAGGGGTGCCTGTTGTTGGACACCTTGGCTTAACACCACAGTCTGTTGGTGTTCTTGGTGGATATAAAGTTCAAGGAAAAGATGCTAAAACAGCTCAAAAACTAATGGATGATGCTAAAGCAGCAGAGAAAGCAGGTGCAATCGCTATTGTTTTAGAATGTGTGCCTAAACAAATTGCCGAGTTAATTTCAAAGGAACTAACTATTCCAACTATCGGTATAGGTGCCGGGGTGCAAACGGATGGCCAAGTTTTAGTCTATCATGATATTATTCAAAATGGCTTTGGACATGTTCCAAAGTTTGTTAAACAATATACAAATATTAATCAGGAAATAAAGCTTGCAATATCACAGTATACGGCTGATGTGAAAAGTCGCCAATTCCCAGAAGATAAGCATTCTTTCACTATGAATGAAGAGCTGCTAGTGTCTCTGTACGGAGGAAAGTAA
- the panD gene encoding aspartate 1-decarboxylase, with protein sequence MFRTLMNAKIHRARVTEANLNYVGSVTIDEDILDTVGIVANEKVAIVNNNNGARLETYVIPGPRGSGVICLNGAAARLVQKDDIVIIISYTMIPEDRIKDHRPKIAIMNEQDNSIKQLIAAEPASTVL encoded by the coding sequence TTGTTTAGAACGTTAATGAATGCCAAAATACATCGTGCTAGAGTAACAGAAGCGAACTTGAATTATGTGGGTAGTGTAACGATTGACGAGGATATTTTAGATACAGTCGGTATCGTAGCAAATGAAAAGGTTGCCATAGTTAACAATAATAATGGTGCTAGGTTAGAAACGTATGTTATACCTGGTCCTCGTGGCAGTGGGGTTATCTGTTTAAATGGTGCGGCAGCACGTTTGGTTCAAAAGGATGATATCGTTATTATTATCTCTTATACGATGATTCCAGAAGATCGAATTAAAGATCATCGACCTAAAATTGCCATCATGAATGAACAAGATAATTCAATTAAACAATTAATTGCTGCTGAGCCTGCATCAACTGTTCTATAA
- a CDS encoding YpmA family protein yields the protein MESKIEVLAKVRIENSQELYKIVDILNRTLKERDLMFGLALDVEDQEKAVFTIYRT from the coding sequence ATGGAAAGTAAAATTGAAGTTCTTGCGAAGGTTCGAATAGAAAACTCACAGGAATTATATAAAATAGTTGACATATTAAATCGAACGCTAAAGGAACGAGACTTAATGTTTGGACTAGCGCTTGATGTAGAAGATCAAGAAAAAGCTGTTTTTACGATTTATCGTACGTAG
- a CDS encoding biotin--[acetyl-CoA-carboxylase] ligase: MQSTIRKQLLKIFSDHEGEFVSGQMLSDSLGCSRTAVWKHIEELRKDGYELEAVQRKGYRIVRKPDKVSGNEIHLGLTTEFIGRHVHYEESVMSTQKIAHKLATEGVPDGTIIVAEEQINGRGRLDRTWFSPKYTGIWVSIILKPNIPPQQAPQLTLLAAVSVVRGIHAATGIQCDIKWPNDILINGKKAVGILTELQAETDRINAVIIGMGINVNQQIEHFPESLQSFATSLSLEKGKKLNRSEILQSILRELENLYIDYLENGFHVVKLLWESHAISIGKQITARTLSKTLHGKALGITDDGVLLLEDNNGMIHHIYSADIEIN; encoded by the coding sequence ATGCAATCTACTATAAGGAAGCAGTTACTAAAAATTTTTTCGGATCATGAAGGGGAGTTTGTGTCAGGGCAGATGCTAAGTGATTCATTAGGATGCTCAAGAACTGCTGTTTGGAAACATATTGAGGAATTGCGTAAAGATGGATATGAATTAGAAGCTGTACAACGAAAAGGCTATCGGATTGTAAGAAAGCCTGATAAAGTGAGTGGAAATGAAATACATCTTGGCTTAACGACAGAGTTTATTGGCCGACATGTTCATTATGAAGAGTCGGTCATGTCAACTCAGAAAATTGCTCATAAGCTTGCAACTGAAGGTGTTCCGGATGGTACAATTATTGTTGCTGAAGAACAAATAAACGGTAGAGGTCGACTTGACCGTACGTGGTTTTCACCAAAATATACTGGTATATGGGTTAGTATTATTTTAAAACCAAATATACCGCCACAACAAGCCCCACAGTTAACATTGTTAGCTGCTGTAAGTGTCGTAAGAGGGATTCATGCAGCAACCGGAATTCAATGCGATATTAAATGGCCCAATGATATATTAATAAATGGGAAAAAGGCTGTAGGAATTTTAACCGAGTTACAAGCAGAAACCGACCGAATAAATGCAGTAATTATTGGAATGGGTATTAATGTAAATCAGCAAATTGAACATTTTCCAGAATCATTACAATCATTTGCAACATCACTTTCGTTAGAAAAAGGTAAAAAATTAAATCGCTCGGAAATTTTACAATCGATACTTAGAGAACTAGAAAACTTGTATATCGATTATTTAGAAAATGGTTTTCATGTTGTAAAGCTTCTATGGGAAAGTCATGCTATAAGTATTGGTAAACAAATTACGGCCAGAACATTATCTAAGACATTGCATGGAAAAGCATTAGGGATAACAGATGATGGAGTGCTGTTGCTCGAGGATAACAACGGGATGATTCATCATATTTACTCTGCAGATATTGAAATAAATTGA
- the panC gene encoding pantoate--beta-alanine ligase, whose product MKIIRSIKEMQQLSKEYRTSGKSIGYVPTMGYLHEGHLKLVREARAANDIVAMSIFVNPLQFGPNEDFDRYPRDFERDERLANNAGVDVIFYPDVEEMYPKSMSIGVNVTDRVDVLCGKSREGHFNGVATVLMKLFNIISPDKAYFGMKDAQQVAVVDNIIQEFNFPIDLIPVETVREVDGLAKSSRNVYLSDQERLEASQLYASLRDAYQQIKQGETSSERIVNSIKEHIKQTTSGEVDYVEIYSYPDLTPMTKLKGKIIIALAVKFTKARLIDNLTFTI is encoded by the coding sequence ATGAAAATTATTAGATCCATTAAAGAGATGCAACAATTATCAAAAGAATATCGTACAAGTGGAAAAAGTATAGGCTACGTTCCAACCATGGGATACCTACATGAAGGTCATTTGAAATTAGTACGTGAGGCAAGGGCTGCAAATGATATTGTGGCTATGAGTATTTTTGTGAATCCTTTACAATTTGGACCTAATGAGGATTTTGACAGATATCCTCGTGATTTTGAGAGGGATGAACGCTTGGCAAATAATGCAGGAGTAGACGTAATATTTTATCCTGATGTAGAGGAAATGTATCCCAAAAGTATGTCTATCGGTGTTAATGTAACTGATCGTGTAGATGTTCTCTGTGGGAAGTCTAGAGAAGGACATTTTAATGGTGTAGCAACAGTTTTAATGAAATTATTTAATATTATATCTCCGGATAAGGCTTATTTTGGAATGAAAGATGCCCAACAGGTTGCTGTTGTTGATAACATAATCCAGGAATTTAATTTTCCAATTGATCTAATTCCAGTTGAAACGGTTCGTGAAGTAGATGGATTAGCGAAAAGCTCCCGAAATGTTTATTTAAGTGATCAAGAACGGCTAGAGGCATCACAGCTTTATGCAAGTTTACGAGATGCCTATCAACAAATAAAACAAGGTGAAACTAGTTCTGAAAGAATAGTGAATAGTATAAAAGAACATATTAAGCAAACGACAAGTGGGGAAGTTGATTATGTTGAAATTTATTCATATCCAGATCTTACGCCAATGACTAAACTTAAAGGCAAAATTATCATTGCATTAGCTGTAAAGTTTACTAAAGCTCGTCTTATAGATAATTTGACGTTTACCATATAG